The following nucleotide sequence is from Fibrobacter sp. UWR3.
AGAATTTAGACGATATCTTTACATTTTCTGCAATTTTAGGAATGGCGTTGTCGCTACTTTTTTTTGGTGGGGCTTCGCTACTTTCCCGTGCTTATGGGATGGGTGATTTGATTCCGGTGTGCAGAATTTTGTCAATTACTTTATTATTTGGTTCCCTTAATATGGTCCCGAATGCGTTGATGGCGAAAAATAAAAAGTTTAAGCAGATTGCTGTCAGAACTTTTTTTTTGCAGTTTTTTTCTGGTGTGGTTAGTGTGTTTGCCGCTTGGTATGGAGCAGGTGTATATGCTTTGCTGATTTCGCCAATCATCACATCTATAGGAATTTTTCTGTATAATAAGCATTATTTTTCCGTGCATTTTAGGCGGAATTTTTCGATTGAGCCTATAAGACGAATTTTTAGCTATTCTTCATATCAATTTCTTTTTGAGTTGTCAAATTTTTTCTCCAGGAATTTAGATAAACTTATTGTAGGCAAATCTTTCTCGCCAGATGCGTTGGGCTTTTATGAAAAATCCTATCGATTGATGCAGATGCCTTTAAATAATGTTACGTCGGTGATTAGTCCTGTTCTACAGCCGATTCTTGCTCAAATTCAAAATGATAAAAAAGACATTGCAAAAAAGAATACAAAACTGATTTATTGCGTGTCTGTAATCAGTTTCCCATTGGGTGCCTATCTTTATATGAGTGGTGCTGAAGTTATAAAACTGATGTATGGTATAAAATGGGTTCCTGCAATTAAGCCATTTGAGATTTTGGCTCTTTCGATTCCGTTACAACTTATTTTATCGACGTCAGGAAGCGTATTTCAAGCTAGTAATGCGACAAAAAGTTTGTTTAAGGTTGGATTGAAAAATTCTATTAAAACTATTGCTGCCTTCGTGATTGGATCTTGCTATTTTAGAACAATAGATGCTGTCGCATGGGGATGGACAATAGCTTCAATAGCGAATTTTGTGGAAACCTATCTAGAAATGTACCATAAAACATTTGGAGTATCTTTTGTTAAAATGATTTTTAAATTGACTATTCCTTTTATGAATTTCGTATGCGTAATCTTGGGTTTGCATCTGATATCTATTTTTGTTTGTGCGGAAAATTATGTTTTGTCACTTATGTTAAAAACTATGCTTGCGGGGATTATAACATTTGTTTTTATTTTCTTTTTCTCGCCATTTGGGGAAAAAATCAAAAAAACAATATGTCATGGTTGATTTTAAGAATGTGAAAACGGAAGATAATTTAGGCTGATTTAATTTTTATGATGTTGTCCGGAAAGAATGCAAGGAGTGTGTAAACAATGATTTCGGTTTGTATGGCCACCTACAATGGTGAAAATTTCATTGCGGAACAATTGCAGTCCATCCTTTCTCAGTTGTCAAGGGATGATGAAGTTGTTATTTCCGACGATGGTTCAAGTGATCAGACTTTAGATGTGATTAACTCGTTGAAGGATGATCGCATCAAAGTGTTTTTGAATCAAGGACCGCATGGCTTTACGCATAATTTTGAAAATGCCCTAAAACATGCCTGCGGAGATTATATCTTTCTTTCCGATCAGGATGATGTTTGGAAACCGAGAAAAGTTGCAATTGTAATGGAGGCTTTGCAACGAGTAGATTTTGTAATTACCGATAACACTACTGTTGATGGTGATTTTAATGAAATTCAAAAATCGCGCATAGACGCGTTTAATCTGCAATTGGGGTTTTGGAGGCACCTTTTAAAATCACGTTTTTTGGGTTGTTGTATGGCTTTTAGGAGAAATGTTTTAGAAGCGTCGCTACCCTTTCCCGAAAATGATTTTCTTGTAGAACATGAT
It contains:
- a CDS encoding lipopolysaccharide biosynthesis protein, producing MSDIRKDFTWGLFWSAVEKYSGLIMGVVISMILARLLSPSEYGIVAIASVMVSFFSMFSTMGIGPAIIQRNDLTKENLDDIFTFSAILGMALSLLFFGGASLLSRAYGMGDLIPVCRILSITLLFGSLNMVPNALMAKNKKFKQIAVRTFFLQFFSGVVSVFAAWYGAGVYALLISPIITSIGIFLYNKHYFSVHFRRNFSIEPIRRIFSYSSYQFLFELSNFFSRNLDKLIVGKSFSPDALGFYEKSYRLMQMPLNNVTSVISPVLQPILAQIQNDKKDIAKKNTKLIYCVSVISFPLGAYLYMSGAEVIKLMYGIKWVPAIKPFEILALSIPLQLILSTSGSVFQASNATKSLFKVGLKNSIKTIAAFVIGSCYFRTIDAVAWGWTIASIANFVETYLEMYHKTFGVSFVKMIFKLTIPFMNFVCVILGLHLISIFVCAENYVLSLMLKTMLAGIITFVFIFFFSPFGEKIKKTICHG
- a CDS encoding glycosyltransferase family 2 protein; amino-acid sequence: MATYNGENFIAEQLQSILSQLSRDDEVVISDDGSSDQTLDVINSLKDDRIKVFLNQGPHGFTHNFENALKHACGDYIFLSDQDDVWKPRKVAIVMEALQRVDFVITDNTTVDGDFNEIQKSRIDAFNLQLGFWRHLLKSRFLGCCMAFRRNVLEASLPFPENDFLVEHDIWLAAVAFLYFKSELIADSLIYYRRHGKNASEGGFTKGSSLKVKIQKRIYRLYHLLAIRKKVKKIMSNEK